A window of the Syntrophorhabdaceae bacterium genome harbors these coding sequences:
- a CDS encoding rubrerythrin family protein, which produces MATLKGSQTEKNLLKAFAGESQARNRYTYFSSQAKKEGYEQIAWLFADTADNEKEHAERFFSFLQGGDLEIVATFPAGLVGTTAENLEAAAAGEHLEWGMLYPDFAEVAEKEGFSEIANVFRMIAVAETGHEKRYLALLENIKRNRVFKRDASMKWRCRNCGYIHEGTDAPAECPACAHPRDHYELAAENY; this is translated from the coding sequence ATGGCAACGTTAAAGGGATCACAGACGGAAAAAAATCTGCTCAAGGCCTTCGCAGGCGAATCTCAGGCAAGAAACCGATACACCTATTTTTCTTCTCAGGCAAAAAAAGAGGGATACGAACAGATCGCATGGCTATTTGCTGACACGGCGGACAACGAGAAAGAACACGCCGAGAGGTTCTTTTCGTTCCTTCAGGGAGGCGATCTGGAAATCGTAGCCACGTTTCCTGCAGGACTCGTGGGCACAACCGCGGAGAACCTTGAGGCCGCGGCGGCCGGTGAGCACCTCGAGTGGGGCATGCTCTATCCTGATTTTGCAGAAGTGGCAGAAAAGGAGGGCTTTTCGGAGATTGCGAATGTCTTCCGCATGATCGCCGTGGCGGAGACGGGACATGAAAAGCGCTACCTCGCCCTTCTCGAGAACATAAAAAGGAACAGGGTCTTCAAGAGAGATGCCTCGATGAAGTGGAGGTGCAGGAACTGCGGATATATCCACGAAGGTACCGATGCGCCAGCCGAATGCCCCGCCTGTGCCCATCCGCGGGACCACTACGAGCTCGCGGCAGAGAACTATTGA